In Deinococcota bacterium, the genomic stretch CGCCGTCCCCGCGACGCGCTTGGGGTGCCGCTGGGCCTTGGCGAGCTCTTCGTTCATCGCTCCCAGCGGCCTCTCGAAAGGCTCGCCCGCCTCCTGAGCGGCGAGCACCTCCAGGGCGTGCCGGCCCAGCCAGAGCCAACCTTCCAGGAGCTCGAGCCAGGGCAGGAGCTCGTTCCTGAGCGCCAGGTTGTCCATGTGGTACTTGAGGTGGTAGCAGGCCTCGTCGAGTGCGTCCAGGTACTCGGCCAGGGTCCGGACTTCAGGGCCAGTCACGCCCTCGCCGCGCTGGAGCGCGGCTAGCGCCCCCCACACGAGCCGCTCCAGGGTCTCCGCCTCCGGCGTGCCGAGGCAGCTGTGCAGCGAGTTCTCCGCGAAGAGGCGCAGCGTCGCAGCGCTCTCCCGTCCCGCGACCTCCCTAAGCGCCCTCCCCCAGGAACTCTCGGGGTCGTAGCCTTCGGGATCGGCGAAAAAGTCGGCGAATGTCAAAAGCGAAATCTTCGAGGCCTCCGGCTGGATCATGGTGTTGACGACAACACCCTTGACCGCGCCAGCCAGGGAGGCGTCACGCCCGCGGATCGGGCCGATGTGCATCTCCCGCTCCATGCCGCCGTCGTTGACGGGGTAGTTGTCCCAGATGAGGGGCGGGCGCCGCGCCGCCCGCGCGAAGGCCGCGGCGTCGCTTGCTAAGACCCTGCTCGAGCAGACCTGCGGGCCCGTGTAGAAGATGTCGATGTCAGGGTGGAGCCTCTCGCCCAGCTCGTGCAGGTAGGGGCTGAAGGGGGCGACGCCGTGGTAGTCGGTGGGGCACATGCTGAGCGTGCAGGCGGTGTCCAAGTCCTTCAGCCAGCGGTGGACGCGGTTGCAGAGGTCGGCGTGCGCCTCCGCGTAGGAGCGGTAGTGTTCGCGGTCCGCCTCGT encodes the following:
- a CDS encoding protein O-GlcNAcase, encoding MTSPFAVRGMIEGFYGVYYTPPERHSLLRFLGKHGYSLYVYAPKNDRQHRARWRQPYPAGVMAQFAAAIRVAGEAGVDFCYALSPGADVCYNSVADFAAMTAKFAAFSHLGVRTFSLLLDDILPDFQHEADREHYRSYAEAHADLCNRVHRWLKDLDTACTLSMCPTDYHGVAPFSPYLHELGERLHPDIDIFYTGPQVCSSRVLASDAAAFARAARRPPLIWDNYPVNDGGMEREMHIGPIRGRDASLAGAVKGVVVNTMIQPEASKISLLTFADFFADPEGYDPESSWGRALREVAGRESAATLRLFAENSLHSCLGTPEAETLERLVWGALAALQRGEGVTGPEVRTLAEYLDALDEACYHLKYHMDNLALRNELLPWLELLEGWLWLGRHALEVLAAQEAGEPFERPLGAMNEELAKAQRHPKRVAGTALVPLADFVRAQVERGVRV